A region of Deinococcus apachensis DSM 19763 DNA encodes the following proteins:
- a CDS encoding ArsR/SmtB family transcription factor, with amino-acid sequence MARAATTTDAFNAVAEPRRREILDLLAVGERSVNDLARLLGLAQPQVSKHLRVLREVGAVAVREGGRQRLYRLNGQALRPIHDWVSKYERTWSARFERLDSVLEELQQEERDGGTGEQGRDRDPSQR; translated from the coding sequence ATGGCGCGGGCGGCGACGACCACGGATGCGTTCAACGCGGTGGCGGAACCACGGCGGCGGGAGATTCTGGACCTTCTCGCCGTGGGGGAGCGCAGCGTGAACGATCTGGCGCGGCTGCTCGGTCTGGCGCAGCCCCAGGTGTCCAAGCACCTGCGGGTGCTGCGCGAAGTCGGCGCGGTGGCCGTGCGGGAGGGCGGGCGGCAGCGGCTCTACCGCCTCAACGGCCAGGCGCTCAGGCCCATCCACGACTGGGTGAGCAAGTACGAGCGCACGTGGTCCGCGCGGTTCGAGCGGCTGGACAGCGTGCTGGAAGAACTCCAGCAGGAGGAACGAGATGGTGGTACAGGTGAGCAAGGCCGCGACCGTGACCCTTCCCAGCGATGA
- the chrA gene encoding chromate efflux transporter: MPALEVFLVFLRLGLTSFGGPVAHLGYFRSEVVARRGWLSEAGYADVVALAQFLPGPASSQVGMTLGLLRAGWPGLLAAWTAFTLPSALLMFAFALGLTRLGSVAEAGWLAGLKVAAVAVVAQAVAGMWGSLVTDRLRAGLALGMTAALLLLPGTGTQVGALLICALVGWRFLPPGTTGEGHLPRVPVSRPVGLALLLACGVGLLLLPLLAPLGAGWALADATFRAGALVFGGGHVVLPLLETGFVPRFLPHETFVAGYGAANAVPGPLFTFATYLGAAQGAIPAWQGALIATLGVFLPGALLMAGALPFWTALSGQPAARSALAGVNAGVVGLLLAALYDPVFTSGIRGPREAALAFLAFGALTAGRTPAWAVVGACAVAGWVLL; this comes from the coding sequence ATGCCCGCCCTCGAAGTCTTTCTCGTCTTCCTGCGCCTTGGTCTGACGAGTTTCGGCGGTCCGGTCGCGCATCTGGGGTATTTCCGGTCGGAAGTCGTGGCGCGGCGGGGCTGGCTGAGCGAGGCGGGCTACGCGGACGTGGTGGCGCTCGCCCAGTTCCTGCCGGGTCCGGCGAGCAGTCAGGTGGGCATGACGCTGGGGTTGCTGCGGGCGGGGTGGCCTGGCTTGCTGGCGGCGTGGACGGCCTTCACCCTGCCCAGCGCCCTCCTCATGTTCGCCTTCGCACTGGGCCTGACTCGGCTGGGAAGTGTGGCGGAGGCCGGGTGGCTCGCCGGGCTGAAGGTCGCCGCCGTGGCCGTTGTCGCGCAGGCGGTGGCGGGGATGTGGGGCAGCCTGGTGACGGATCGGCTCCGGGCGGGGCTGGCGCTGGGGATGACGGCGGCCCTCCTGCTGCTGCCGGGGACCGGGACACAGGTGGGAGCGCTGCTGATCTGCGCGCTGGTCGGCTGGCGATTTCTTCCCCCCGGAACAACCGGCGAAGGCCATCTGCCGCGCGTGCCCGTCTCGCGGCCGGTGGGGCTGGCCCTGCTGCTCGCCTGCGGGGTGGGCCTCCTGCTCCTTCCCCTCCTCGCGCCCCTGGGAGCGGGGTGGGCGCTCGCGGACGCCACCTTCCGGGCCGGGGCACTGGTGTTCGGCGGCGGCCACGTGGTCCTGCCCCTGCTGGAGACGGGATTTGTCCCCCGGTTCCTGCCGCACGAGACGTTCGTCGCGGGGTATGGGGCGGCGAACGCGGTGCCGGGGCCGCTCTTCACCTTCGCCACCTACCTGGGGGCGGCGCAGGGGGCGATCCCCGCGTGGCAGGGCGCCCTGATCGCCACGCTCGGCGTCTTTCTCCCCGGCGCCCTGTTGATGGCCGGGGCGCTGCCCTTCTGGACGGCGCTCTCGGGCCAGCCCGCTGCCCGTTCGGCGCTGGCGGGGGTGAACGCAGGGGTGGTGGGACTACTTCTCGCCGCGCTGTACGACCCGGTCTTCACCTCGGGCATCCGCGGCCCGCGGGAGGCGGCGCTGGCGTTTCTGGCCTTCGGGGCACTGACGGCTGGGCGAACTCCCGCTTGGGCCGTCGTGGGGGCATGTGCGGTGGCGGGGTGGGTGCTGCTCTAG
- a CDS encoding pyridoxal phosphate-dependent aminotransferase — protein MTSQPPVPVPAEPAGVRPAVRSVPAYPFTPIDVPIKLDQNESAYDFPADLKALATERMLARPWNRYPDLHADTLKERVAAFEGWDPAGVVLTPGSNVLIKLLTELAGIGQTVLTVSPTFSVYTLEAQLLGARLVQVPLNPDFSLPVEALKAALRGNPPGVLYVTQPHAPTGFVDTETAVHEVVEAAEGWVVVLDEAYHQFSGTDYRDLVRAGENRLSLRTFSKAWGLAGVRLGYALGTPTLATQLQKLVPAFNVGTLAQTALEVALENPGYVAERAAEVVRERERVTRALSDHPVWTALPSQANFYLLRTPNAEAAYRHLLNRGIVVRRQDRLPMLEGCLRVAVGTPAENDALIAAAREFR, from the coding sequence ATGACCTCCCAGCCTCCTGTGCCGGTCCCGGCCGAGCCCGCGGGGGTGCGCCCCGCCGTGCGCTCGGTGCCCGCGTACCCCTTCACCCCCATCGACGTACCCATCAAGCTCGACCAGAATGAGAGCGCCTACGACTTCCCGGCGGACCTCAAGGCGCTGGCAACCGAGCGGATGCTGGCTCGCCCGTGGAACCGCTACCCCGACCTGCACGCCGACACATTAAAAGAGCGCGTCGCCGCCTTTGAGGGCTGGGACCCGGCGGGAGTGGTCCTGACGCCGGGCAGCAACGTCCTGATCAAGCTTCTCACCGAGCTGGCGGGGATCGGGCAGACGGTGCTGACGGTCAGCCCCACCTTCAGCGTGTACACCCTGGAGGCGCAGCTTCTGGGCGCCCGGCTGGTGCAGGTGCCGCTGAACCCCGACTTCTCGCTGCCCGTGGAGGCCCTGAAGGCGGCCCTGCGCGGGAACCCGCCCGGCGTGCTCTACGTGACCCAGCCCCACGCCCCGACCGGCTTCGTGGACACGGAAACTGCGGTGCACGAGGTCGTGGAGGCCGCCGAGGGCTGGGTCGTCGTCCTCGACGAGGCGTACCACCAGTTCAGCGGCACCGACTACCGGGACCTCGTGCGGGCGGGCGAGAACCGCCTCAGCCTCCGGACCTTCAGCAAGGCGTGGGGGCTGGCGGGCGTGCGCCTGGGCTACGCGCTGGGCACCCCCACCCTCGCCACCCAACTTCAGAAGCTCGTCCCCGCCTTCAACGTCGGCACACTCGCGCAGACGGCGCTGGAGGTGGCGCTGGAGAACCCCGGCTACGTGGCCGAGCGGGCAGCCGAGGTCGTGCGTGAGCGCGAGCGGGTCACCCGCGCCCTCTCGGATCACCCCGTCTGGACGGCTCTCCCCAGCCAGGCCAACTTCTACCTGCTCCGCACCCCGAACGCCGAGGCCGCCTACCGCCACCTGCTGAACCGCGGCATCGTGGTGCGCCGCCAGGATCGTCTGCCCATGCTGGAGGGCTGCCTGCGCGTCGCGGTGGGCACTCCCGCCGAGAACGACGCATTGATTGCCGCGGCCCGCGAGTTCAGGTAG
- a CDS encoding TetR/AcrR family transcriptional regulator, producing MGDKRRLKRNERRSLILRSAADLFAEAGYRGVSLDEIAARAGVTKPVLYDHFSSKENLFAEVMGVIRADLLEVGRQALVPEGDVEERMRAALRAFFTYAGGHPQAMRVLLVTPRGEPALEALAASIQEEVTAALLALLLPLLPEAPDAAELRWRRLQVEFVKQGIHGLAEWWPSQAGLSGEELTEAVLRVIGPGLIGAPKSS from the coding sequence GTGGGTGACAAGCGCAGACTGAAGCGGAATGAGCGGCGCTCCCTGATCCTCCGAAGTGCCGCCGACCTCTTCGCGGAAGCGGGTTACCGCGGCGTCAGTCTGGACGAGATCGCGGCGCGGGCGGGCGTCACGAAGCCCGTGTTGTACGACCACTTTTCCTCCAAGGAGAACCTCTTCGCGGAGGTGATGGGGGTGATCCGGGCCGACCTGCTGGAGGTGGGGCGGCAGGCCCTGGTCCCGGAGGGCGACGTGGAGGAGCGAATGCGCGCGGCCCTGCGGGCCTTTTTCACCTACGCCGGGGGCCACCCGCAGGCGATGCGTGTCCTGCTGGTGACCCCGCGCGGGGAGCCCGCCCTGGAGGCCCTGGCCGCCTCCATTCAGGAGGAGGTGACGGCCGCCCTGCTGGCCCTGCTCCTCCCCCTACTGCCGGAGGCGCCGGACGCGGCAGAGTTGCGGTGGCGGCGCCTCCAGGTCGAGTTCGTCAAGCAGGGCATCCACGGGCTGGCCGAATGGTGGCCCTCGCAGGCCGGGCTGAGCGGGGAAGAGCTGACCGAGGCCGTTCTGCGCGTGATCGGGCCGGGTCTGATCGGGGCGCCGAAGTCCTCCTAG
- a CDS encoding DNA-3-methyladenine glycosylase family protein, with protein sequence MFLAPPLTDHAGALDWLSRDPVLAEVLARVGPLPVLTPTPDPFGTLVRSVGGQQLSVRAAASIHARVEAALGGITPENLLRATADELRATGLSWAKVRTVRALADAALDGRVDFAHLAALPDEAVIEALIPLPGIGRWTVEMFLMFGLARPDVFSFGDLVLRQEVARLYPDLTPEEAQATVRAWSPNRTLAARYLWAEVARRRLAAKAGKDDPAPNLAGTDPL encoded by the coding sequence GTGTTCCTCGCTCCCCCCCTCACCGACCATGCGGGCGCGCTCGATTGGCTCTCCCGTGACCCCGTGCTCGCGGAGGTGCTGGCGCGCGTCGGCCCGCTGCCCGTCCTCACGCCCACGCCGGACCCCTTCGGGACCCTCGTGCGGAGTGTGGGTGGGCAGCAGCTCTCCGTCCGGGCGGCGGCAAGTATCCACGCCCGGGTAGAGGCGGCGCTGGGCGGGATCACGCCGGAAAACCTGCTACGGGCCACGGCGGACGAGCTGCGAGCCACGGGCCTCTCCTGGGCCAAGGTCCGCACGGTGCGGGCGCTGGCGGATGCGGCGCTGGACGGGCGAGTGGATTTCGCCCACCTCGCCGCGCTGCCCGACGAGGCGGTGATTGAAGCCCTCATTCCCCTGCCGGGCATCGGGCGCTGGACCGTCGAGATGTTCCTGATGTTCGGCCTCGCCCGCCCCGACGTGTTCAGTTTCGGCGACTTGGTGCTGCGGCAGGAGGTCGCGCGGCTGTACCCGGACCTGACTCCCGAGGAGGCGCAGGCCACCGTCCGGGCCTGGTCGCCCAATCGCACGCTCGCCGCCCGCTATCTCTGGGCGGAGGTTGCGCGGCGGCGGCTGGCGGCGAAAGCGGGGAAGGATGACCCCGCCCCAAACCTTGCCGGAACAGACCCGCTGTGA
- a CDS encoding SRPBCC family protein, with product MVVQVSKAATVTLPSDEQILITREFAAPRHLVYGAFTTPDLVKRWWGAGLGEVTVAEIDLRVGGAWRYVMVPDGGPEVGFHGEYREIVPNERIVFTEVYEGIPDGEALNTATLTKKNGRTTLAILVQHRSKADRDAHLNSGMETGMQRALDLLEQVAASLG from the coding sequence ATGGTGGTACAGGTGAGCAAGGCCGCGACCGTGACCCTTCCCAGCGATGAGCAGATTTTGATCACCCGCGAGTTCGCCGCGCCCAGGCACCTGGTGTACGGCGCCTTCACCACCCCCGACCTCGTCAAACGTTGGTGGGGCGCTGGCCTGGGTGAGGTGACGGTGGCCGAGATCGACCTGCGGGTGGGCGGCGCCTGGCGCTACGTGATGGTCCCCGACGGCGGCCCCGAGGTCGGCTTCCACGGCGAATACCGCGAGATCGTGCCGAACGAGCGAATCGTCTTTACCGAGGTCTACGAAGGTATACCGGACGGAGAGGCCCTGAACACCGCCACCTTGACCAAGAAGAATGGCCGCACGACCCTCGCGATCCTGGTGCAGCACCGGAGCAAGGCGGACCGCGACGCCCACCTGAACTCCGGGATGGAGACGGGGATGCAAAGGGCGCTGGACCTGCTGGAGCAGGTGGCCGCGTCGCTGGGCTGA
- a CDS encoding TetR/AcrR family transcriptional regulator: protein MTDRPAIPPETSSADSPTRNRREQIQEVAGRLFSERGYHATSMRDLAGQLGMQGGSLYAHISGKEDLLVEIVQRAARQFDAALLPLRGEALPADQKLREAMERHIRVVADNMESATVFFHEWKHLSPAAYAHVTSWRDTIDAFYRDLVAEGMREGVFRPDLDVKMTANLILSAVNWTYTWYRPGGALTPRDVAERYADMLLGGLRAP from the coding sequence ATGACGGACCGCCCTGCCATCCCCCCCGAAACGTCTTCCGCCGACTCCCCCACCCGGAATCGGCGCGAGCAGATTCAAGAGGTCGCGGGCCGCCTGTTCTCCGAGCGCGGTTATCACGCGACCAGCATGCGTGACCTCGCCGGGCAACTCGGCATGCAGGGGGGGAGCCTGTACGCGCATATCAGCGGCAAGGAGGACCTGCTCGTGGAGATCGTGCAGCGGGCGGCGCGGCAATTTGACGCCGCCCTCCTCCCGCTGCGGGGCGAGGCGCTGCCCGCCGACCAGAAGCTGCGCGAGGCGATGGAGCGCCACATCCGGGTGGTGGCCGACAACATGGAGAGCGCGACTGTGTTCTTCCACGAGTGGAAACACCTTTCGCCCGCCGCCTATGCCCACGTGACGAGCTGGCGTGACACCATCGACGCCTTCTACCGCGACCTCGTGGCCGAGGGGATGCGCGAGGGGGTGTTTCGCCCCGACCTGGACGTAAAGATGACCGCCAACCTGATCCTGTCCGCCGTGAACTGGACGTACACCTGGTATCGCCCGGGGGGAGCCCTCACCCCGCGCGACGTGGCCGAGCGGTACGCCGACATGCTGCTGGGCGGGCTGCGCGCGCCATGA
- a CDS encoding DoxX family protein has product MLVVVSAVQIALALVMLLSGLAKSLMSKARLLRTGQSGMTDLELPTIRLIGISELLGALGLTLPWWTGTGRWLTPLAALGFAVIMVLAFGVHTGLMRRAPSPEVARREARNRTTNVVLLIASLTVVVVRGGELLGK; this is encoded by the coding sequence ATGCTCGTGGTTGTGTCAGCGGTTCAGATCGCTTTGGCGCTGGTGATGCTGCTCTCCGGGTTGGCGAAGAGCCTGATGTCCAAGGCCCGCCTACTTCGGACCGGGCAGTCCGGTATGACCGACCTGGAACTGCCCACCATCCGCTTGATCGGCATCAGCGAGCTGCTGGGTGCCCTGGGCCTCACCCTGCCGTGGTGGACGGGGACAGGGCGGTGGCTCACGCCCCTCGCCGCGCTGGGCTTCGCGGTCATCATGGTCCTGGCCTTTGGCGTCCACACCGGGCTGATGCGGCGTGCCCCCAGCCCCGAGGTCGCCCGGCGGGAGGCGAGGAACCGCACCACGAACGTCGTGTTGCTGATCGCCTCACTCACCGTGGTGGTCGTGCGGGGTGGGGAACTGCTGGGGAAATAA
- a CDS encoding acyl-CoA dehydrogenase C-terminal domain-containing protein — MPQYKAPLRDIKFLMHELLDAPRVLGGLPFYAENETADADLIAQVLEEGARFVETELVPLNRVGDEEGCIRHEDGSVTTPTGFKAAYKKYREAGWTALDADPTYGGQGLPHLVSNVMVEMINSANVAWSMYPGLSHGAYSALHAVGSEELKNLYLPRLVSGEWTGTMCLTEPHAGTDLGIIRTKATDNGDGSYAITGTKIFISAGEHDMAENIVHLVLARLEGSPQGTKGISLFLVPKFLPNADGTPGERNGVVCGSIEHKMGIHGNATALLNFDGAKGFLVGEINKGMNHMFIMMNAARLGTGLQGLALGEVAYQNALAYAKDRVQMRHEPRVKPQDVADPIIVHPDVRRMLLTGKAYTEAGRALAMWLALSIDIEHHHPDEAKRKEAADLVALLTPVAKAFMTDNGFNVAVQSQQVFGGHGYIREWGMEQFVRDARIAQIYEGTNGIQSLDLLGRKVLMDGGKKLQKLASVLQEFVEENAEDEALAPYLDTLGKAANQLGTLTMVIGQKAMQGPEGADEVNAAAVDYLRYFGHVVYGYLWARMAKIAQEKIDAGQDRDGFYLAKLQTARFYFTKLFPETKTLAATIKAGNEPLAVDDRAVFGFESALVGA; from the coding sequence ATGCCCCAGTACAAAGCCCCCCTGCGCGACATCAAGTTCCTGATGCACGAGCTGCTGGACGCCCCCCGGGTGCTCGGCGGCCTGCCCTTCTACGCCGAGAACGAGACGGCCGACGCCGATCTCATCGCCCAGGTGCTCGAGGAGGGCGCCCGCTTCGTCGAGACCGAACTCGTGCCCCTGAACCGAGTGGGCGACGAGGAAGGCTGCATTCGGCACGAGGACGGCAGCGTCACCACCCCCACCGGCTTCAAGGCGGCCTACAAGAAGTACCGCGAGGCGGGCTGGACCGCGCTCGACGCCGACCCCACCTACGGCGGCCAGGGCCTACCGCACCTCGTCTCCAACGTGATGGTCGAGATGATCAACTCGGCGAACGTCGCCTGGTCGATGTACCCCGGCCTCTCGCACGGGGCCTACTCGGCCCTGCACGCAGTCGGCAGCGAGGAGCTGAAGAACCTCTACCTGCCGAGGCTCGTCTCGGGCGAGTGGACGGGCACGATGTGCCTCACCGAGCCGCACGCGGGCACGGACCTCGGCATCATCCGCACGAAGGCGACGGACAACGGCGACGGCTCCTACGCCATCACCGGCACGAAGATCTTCATCAGCGCGGGCGAGCACGACATGGCCGAGAACATCGTCCACCTCGTCCTGGCGCGGCTGGAGGGCAGCCCGCAGGGCACCAAGGGCATCTCGCTCTTCCTGGTGCCCAAGTTCCTGCCGAACGCGGACGGCACGCCAGGTGAGCGCAACGGTGTGGTGTGCGGCTCTATCGAACACAAGATGGGCATCCACGGCAACGCGACGGCCCTGCTGAACTTCGACGGCGCCAAGGGGTTCCTCGTCGGCGAGATCAACAAGGGCATGAACCACATGTTCATCATGATGAACGCCGCCCGCCTGGGCACCGGCCTCCAGGGCCTCGCGCTCGGTGAGGTGGCGTACCAGAACGCCCTCGCCTACGCCAAGGACCGCGTGCAGATGCGCCACGAGCCCCGGGTGAAGCCGCAGGACGTGGCCGACCCCATCATCGTCCACCCGGACGTGCGGCGCATGCTGCTCACGGGCAAGGCGTACACCGAGGCGGGCCGCGCGCTGGCGATGTGGCTGGCGCTGAGCATCGACATCGAGCACCACCACCCCGACGAGGCGAAGCGCAAGGAGGCCGCCGACCTCGTGGCGCTCCTCACGCCCGTCGCCAAGGCGTTCATGACGGACAACGGCTTCAACGTGGCGGTGCAGAGCCAGCAGGTGTTCGGCGGCCACGGCTACATCCGCGAGTGGGGCATGGAGCAGTTCGTGCGCGACGCCCGCATCGCCCAGATCTACGAGGGCACAAACGGCATCCAGTCGCTCGACCTGCTGGGCCGCAAGGTGCTCATGGACGGCGGCAAGAAGCTCCAGAAGCTCGCTTCTGTGCTCCAGGAGTTCGTCGAGGAGAACGCCGAGGACGAGGCCCTCGCCCCCTACCTCGACACGCTGGGCAAGGCGGCGAACCAGCTCGGCACGCTGACGATGGTGATCGGCCAGAAGGCGATGCAGGGGCCGGAAGGAGCGGACGAGGTGAACGCCGCCGCTGTGGACTACCTGCGCTACTTCGGCCACGTCGTGTACGGCTACCTGTGGGCCCGTATGGCGAAGATCGCGCAGGAGAAGATCGACGCCGGGCAGGACCGCGACGGCTTCTACCTCGCCAAGCTGCAGACCGCCCGCTTCTACTTCACCAAGCTCTTCCCCGAGACGAAGACCCTCGCCGCGACCATCAAGGCCGGAAACGAGCCCCTCGCTGTGGACGACCGCGCGGTGTTCGGCTTCGAGTCGGCGCTCGTCGGGGCGTAA
- a CDS encoding YbaY family lipoprotein has protein sequence MKRLLAVLLAALLAAPAAAQIRITRPTTPPATTASTTAPDLSDVPAGYRVVSGRVRAGGEVRLPAGSTVRVSLVDVTGSGTVRKPLVDFSFSTPRLSTPYQMQFNPVRLNPGRMYAVTAQVYGPNGRLLYSSVAPQELPQGRNVVLDLRVAPVR, from the coding sequence ATGAAGCGTCTCCTTGCCGTCCTGCTGGCCGCCCTCCTCGCCGCTCCCGCCGCCGCGCAGATTCGCATCACCCGGCCCACCACGCCTCCCGCCACGACGGCCTCGACCACGGCGCCGGACCTCTCGGACGTACCCGCGGGCTACCGGGTCGTGAGCGGGCGTGTTCGCGCTGGTGGCGAGGTTCGCCTCCCGGCGGGCAGCACCGTCCGGGTCAGCCTGGTGGACGTGACGGGGTCCGGAACCGTGCGCAAGCCGCTGGTGGACTTCAGCTTCTCCACCCCCCGCCTCTCCACCCCCTACCAGATGCAGTTCAACCCGGTGCGCCTGAACCCCGGCCGGATGTACGCGGTGACGGCCCAGGTGTATGGCCCGAACGGGCGCCTGCTCTACAGCAGTGTCGCCCCGCAGGAACTGCCCCAGGGGCGCAACGTCGTGCTGGACCTGCGGGTGGCCCCGGTTCGCTGA
- a CDS encoding acyl-ACP desaturase, with protein MAEILPPNMLNERPRTPAGLLSNREKDRLIERGFLGLYRWYTARSQETRNWNPDRSFDWRHMNKDLPPEIITVIQGFFAVEQYAPDFTSQLIHVVRRSHGRSHFQLRWGSEEEKHADAWENAVLFSEQRSPEWIEEYKHRLKSQTWELPFPDAIHNLAYTVFQERATQLNYLNMMKIAQGKSEKPHLRGVTDPVLAKVAQTIAVDEAAHYNFFLEGLRMYLYYYPERTLDAIKNVIGGFSMPAAQLVPDWQEFYETVYRAGIYGPRDFSRDVMQVAFRNLGIESRKALEEGIRKTREVPDFDGGNFKTTAIFETFDYGQVEGDVRRLHVKIQEYEKGIGFDKLDPTEFVENPEVPKKAEAGQAADD; from the coding sequence ATGGCCGAGATTCTCCCCCCGAACATGCTGAACGAGCGCCCGCGCACGCCCGCCGGGCTGCTGAGCAACCGTGAAAAAGACCGCCTGATCGAACGGGGCTTCCTGGGCCTGTACCGCTGGTACACCGCGCGCAGCCAGGAGACCCGCAACTGGAACCCCGACCGGTCCTTCGACTGGCGGCACATGAACAAGGACCTGCCGCCCGAGATCATCACGGTGATTCAGGGCTTTTTCGCGGTCGAGCAGTACGCGCCCGACTTCACCAGCCAGCTTATCCACGTGGTGCGGCGTTCGCACGGCCGCAGCCACTTCCAGCTGCGCTGGGGCAGCGAGGAGGAGAAGCACGCCGACGCCTGGGAGAACGCCGTGCTGTTCAGCGAGCAGCGCAGCCCCGAGTGGATCGAGGAGTACAAGCACCGCCTGAAGTCCCAGACCTGGGAACTCCCCTTCCCCGACGCGATCCACAACCTCGCGTACACCGTGTTCCAGGAGCGGGCCACCCAGCTCAACTACCTGAACATGATGAAGATCGCCCAGGGCAAGAGCGAGAAGCCGCACCTCAGGGGCGTGACCGACCCCGTCCTCGCCAAGGTCGCGCAGACCATCGCGGTGGACGAGGCGGCGCACTACAACTTCTTCCTCGAGGGTCTGCGGATGTACCTCTACTACTACCCCGAGCGCACGCTCGACGCGATCAAGAACGTGATCGGGGGGTTCTCCATGCCCGCAGCACAGCTCGTGCCCGACTGGCAGGAGTTCTACGAGACGGTGTACCGCGCGGGCATCTACGGTCCCCGCGACTTCTCGCGCGACGTGATGCAGGTCGCCTTCCGCAACCTGGGCATCGAGAGCCGCAAGGCGCTGGAGGAGGGGATTCGCAAGACCCGCGAGGTGCCCGACTTCGACGGCGGCAACTTCAAGACGACCGCCATCTTCGAAACGTTCGACTACGGCCAGGTCGAGGGCGACGTGCGGAGGCTGCACGTCAAGATCCAGGAGTACGAGAAGGGCATCGGCTTCGACAAGCTCGACCCCACCGAATTTGTCGAGAACCCCGAGGTGCCCAAGAAGGCGGAGGCGGGACAGGCAGCGGACGATTGA
- a CDS encoding redoxin domain-containing protein, producing the protein MSLLGQPAPDFTLSSSTGETVTLSSYQGHNHVVLVFYPLDFSPVCSMQLPEYSGRQDDFAEAGAVVLGVNRDSVHTHRAWAAEYGIEVPLLADMNLNVARQYGVAIDERAVTGRAVFVIDKAGVVRFEHVEAKTSDYTVRPEVVLAKLAEL; encoded by the coding sequence ATGAGCCTGCTCGGTCAGCCCGCGCCCGATTTCACGCTGTCCTCCTCGACGGGGGAGACGGTGACCCTCAGCAGCTACCAGGGGCACAACCACGTAGTGCTGGTCTTCTACCCCCTCGACTTCAGCCCGGTCTGCTCCATGCAACTCCCCGAGTATTCGGGGCGGCAGGACGACTTCGCCGAGGCGGGCGCCGTGGTCCTGGGCGTGAACCGCGATAGCGTCCATACCCACCGGGCCTGGGCCGCCGAGTACGGCATCGAGGTGCCCCTCCTCGCCGACATGAACCTGAACGTGGCCCGGCAATACGGGGTCGCCATCGACGAGCGCGCCGTGACCGGCCGGGCCGTCTTCGTGATCGACAAGGCGGGCGTGGTGCGGTTCGAGCACGTGGAGGCCAAGACGAGCGACTACACGGTGCGCCCCGAGGTGGTGCTGGCGAAGCTGGCGGAGCTGTAG
- a CDS encoding YkgJ family cysteine cluster protein, whose product MDPFVAPPDFPPRSPLVRRCTACGACCSAPDIHALGKPLGVPCVHLERDCRCAVYAARPAVCRNYQPDWVCGEVAPLPTLEARVRRFLQIYGLEKEAGGT is encoded by the coding sequence ATGGACCCCTTCGTCGCGCCCCCCGACTTCCCGCCCCGCTCCCCGCTCGTGCGCCGCTGCACGGCGTGCGGGGCGTGCTGCTCGGCCCCTGACATCCACGCGTTGGGGAAGCCGCTGGGGGTGCCCTGCGTCCATCTGGAAAGGGACTGCCGGTGCGCCGTCTACGCCGCCCGGCCCGCCGTCTGCCGCAACTATCAGCCCGATTGGGTCTGCGGCGAGGTCGCGCCCCTGCCCACCCTGGAGGCGCGCGTCCGGCGGTTTCTCCAGATCTACGGGCTGGAGAAGGAGGCGGGCGGGACCTAG
- a CDS encoding Crp/Fnr family transcriptional regulator: protein MNYPSLVWHLKRTELFADLELAELERVAASTPYRSYGPGEVIYRMDDPADALYFVRSGLVKISKLFPNGKEAILGVIGQHDTFGELLLQPEERRPTQAEALERTTLIVLPRQELQKLLDTKPALAMKLIRLMAARLFEAQSWTAAVSAYSAPERVASLLYRLANEFGRPHAQGVELALKLNQEDIARMVGATRETVSHSLGRLKQEGAIVRARTPMILNPKGLRRFLEEE from the coding sequence ATGAACTACCCAAGCCTGGTCTGGCACCTCAAGCGTACCGAGTTGTTCGCGGACCTTGAGCTGGCCGAACTGGAACGTGTGGCCGCGTCCACCCCCTACCGTTCCTATGGGCCGGGAGAAGTCATCTACCGTATGGACGACCCGGCGGACGCCCTCTATTTTGTGCGCAGCGGGCTGGTCAAGATCAGCAAGCTCTTTCCCAACGGTAAGGAAGCCATTCTGGGCGTGATCGGCCAGCACGACACCTTCGGCGAGCTGCTGCTGCAACCGGAAGAACGCCGCCCCACCCAGGCCGAGGCCCTGGAGCGCACCACCCTGATCGTGCTGCCGCGCCAGGAGCTGCAAAAGCTTCTGGACACCAAGCCCGCCCTCGCCATGAAGCTGATTCGCCTGATGGCCGCGCGGCTCTTCGAGGCCCAGTCGTGGACGGCGGCGGTGAGTGCCTACAGCGCCCCCGAGCGCGTCGCCAGCCTGCTCTACCGCCTCGCCAACGAGTTCGGCCGTCCGCACGCCCAGGGGGTGGAGCTGGCGCTCAAGCTCAACCAGGAGGACATCGCCCGCATGGTGGGCGCCACCCGCGAGACGGTGAGCCACTCGCTCGGGAGGCTGAAGCAGGAGGGCGCCATCGTGCGCGCCCGCACCCCGATGATCCTGAATCCTAAGGGCCTGCGCCGCTTCCTGGAGGAGGAGTAG